From a region of the Zingiber officinale cultivar Zhangliang chromosome 10B, Zo_v1.1, whole genome shotgun sequence genome:
- the LOC122029843 gene encoding FH protein interacting protein FIP2-like isoform X1, translating into MEPGTPRPPSQVFLNVGGKKYATTIDTLTQREPDSMLATIFSGQHTVFTDDKTGMIFIDRDGKHFRHILNWLRDGIIPMLQDSDYQELIREAEYYQLLGLVENINASLCNRKDEDTPVVELTELTRKEVIQIIQSEKVRFRGVNLSGLDLSKLDLSYVDFSYACIQKTNFSRANLNKAKFGDAEAGGSIFEDANLRECELIGADLHQAKLDRANLQSANLQDACLTQSSLCEADLRSAHLQSAKFTGANLQGANLEGANLKGAKLNGANLQGANLQRAYLREVDLRDSQLDGAKLGGANLLGVIR; encoded by the exons ATGGAGCCCGGCACTCCGAGGCCTCCGTCGCAAGTCTTCCTCAACGTAG GGGGTAAGAAATATGCCACAACAATTGATACACTCACGCAGCGCGAGCCTGATTCCATGTTGGCAACGATATTTAGTGGGCAGCATACAGTTTTTACTGATGATAAAACG GGAATGATATTTATTGATAGAGATGGGAAGCATTTTAGGCATATACTAAATTGGTTAAGGGATGGTATCATTCCGATGCTCCAAGACTCTGACTACCAAGAGCTGATACGAGAGGCAGAATACTATCAGTTACTT GGATTGGTTGAAAATATTAACGCAAGTTTGTGTAATAGAAAAGATGAAGATACCCCAGTGGTTGAATTAACAGAATTAACACGTAAAGAAGTCATCCAAATCATTCAATCTGAAAAAGTGAGGTTTCGAGGTGTGAACCTTTCTGGTCTTGATCTCTCTAAGCTG GATCTATCATATGTTGATTTCAGTTATGCCTGCATCCAGAAAACCAATTTTTCAAGAGCTAATCTCAATAAGGCTAAGTTTGGG GATGCTGAAGCAGGGGGTTCAATCTTCGAAGATGCAAACTTGCGTGA ATGTGAGCTTATTGGAGCCGACCTTCATCAAGCTAAATTGGATAGAGCAAATCTTCAGAGTGCAAATCTCCAAG ATGCATGCTTAACTCAAAGTAGTCTCTGTGAAGCAGACCTTCGTTCAGCACATTTACAG AGTGCAAAATTTACTGGCGCAAATCTCCAAGGTGCTAATTTGGAAGGAGCAAATCTAAAG GGTGCCAAGTTGAATGGTGCAAATTTGCAGGGTGCAAATCTTCAACGGGCTTACCTTCGAGAAGTTGATTTGCGTGATTCT CAACTCGATGGAGCTAAGCTCGGAGGCGCTAATCTTCTTGGAGTTATCAGATGA
- the LOC122029843 gene encoding FH protein interacting protein FIP2-like isoform X2: MEPGTPRPPSQVFLNVGGKKYATTIDTLTQREPDSMLATIFSGQHTVFTDDKTGMIFIDRDGKHFRHILNWLRDGIIPMLQDSDYQELIREAEYYQLLGLVENINASLCNRKDEDTPVVELTELTRKEVIQIIQSEKVRFRGVNLSGLDLSKLDAEAGGSIFEDANLRECELIGADLHQAKLDRANLQSANLQDACLTQSSLCEADLRSAHLQSAKFTGANLQGANLEGANLKGAKLNGANLQGANLQRAYLREVDLRDSQLDGAKLGGANLLGVIR; encoded by the exons ATGGAGCCCGGCACTCCGAGGCCTCCGTCGCAAGTCTTCCTCAACGTAG GGGGTAAGAAATATGCCACAACAATTGATACACTCACGCAGCGCGAGCCTGATTCCATGTTGGCAACGATATTTAGTGGGCAGCATACAGTTTTTACTGATGATAAAACG GGAATGATATTTATTGATAGAGATGGGAAGCATTTTAGGCATATACTAAATTGGTTAAGGGATGGTATCATTCCGATGCTCCAAGACTCTGACTACCAAGAGCTGATACGAGAGGCAGAATACTATCAGTTACTT GGATTGGTTGAAAATATTAACGCAAGTTTGTGTAATAGAAAAGATGAAGATACCCCAGTGGTTGAATTAACAGAATTAACACGTAAAGAAGTCATCCAAATCATTCAATCTGAAAAAGTGAGGTTTCGAGGTGTGAACCTTTCTGGTCTTGATCTCTCTAAGCTG GATGCTGAAGCAGGGGGTTCAATCTTCGAAGATGCAAACTTGCGTGA ATGTGAGCTTATTGGAGCCGACCTTCATCAAGCTAAATTGGATAGAGCAAATCTTCAGAGTGCAAATCTCCAAG ATGCATGCTTAACTCAAAGTAGTCTCTGTGAAGCAGACCTTCGTTCAGCACATTTACAG AGTGCAAAATTTACTGGCGCAAATCTCCAAGGTGCTAATTTGGAAGGAGCAAATCTAAAG GGTGCCAAGTTGAATGGTGCAAATTTGCAGGGTGCAAATCTTCAACGGGCTTACCTTCGAGAAGTTGATTTGCGTGATTCT CAACTCGATGGAGCTAAGCTCGGAGGCGCTAATCTTCTTGGAGTTATCAGATGA